In Rhizobium sp. WSM4643, the following are encoded in one genomic region:
- a CDS encoding class I SAM-dependent methyltransferase, which translates to MSANLDDIRNQQRETWDKFSAGWKKWDSLVLGWLAPFGDAMLRSANLSSGFSVLDIAAGTGEPGLTAAAAIPDGQVVVTDLSENMLTAAAENAARRGLKNFKTQLCDAGALPFADASFDAVLCRFRFMFFPDIAAAAREMARVAKPGARVCAAVWSAPAKNPWATTVMGTIARHVEMPPPPPGSPGLFRCAAEGMMAETFKEAGLVDVAEEEMSAMMVHDAPERYWDFMTEIAAPVVAGLSRADAATREKIRREVLELALQSVSDGKVHLRSTATVITGTR; encoded by the coding sequence ACAGTCTGGTTCTCGGTTGGCTCGCGCCGTTTGGCGACGCCATGCTTCGGTCCGCCAATCTCTCCAGCGGCTTCAGCGTGCTCGACATAGCCGCCGGCACTGGCGAACCCGGGCTGACGGCGGCCGCCGCAATCCCCGACGGTCAGGTTGTCGTCACCGATCTCTCGGAAAATATGCTGACTGCCGCCGCCGAAAATGCGGCCAGGCGTGGCCTCAAAAACTTCAAAACTCAATTATGCGATGCGGGCGCGTTGCCTTTTGCCGATGCCAGTTTCGACGCCGTCCTCTGCCGGTTCCGGTTCATGTTCTTCCCGGATATCGCTGCCGCCGCCAGGGAGATGGCGCGCGTGGCAAAGCCCGGTGCGCGCGTCTGCGCCGCAGTCTGGAGCGCGCCTGCCAAAAATCCATGGGCGACCACGGTCATGGGCACGATCGCCCGCCACGTGGAAATGCCCCCGCCGCCGCCCGGTTCTCCGGGCCTGTTCCGCTGCGCGGCGGAAGGCATGATGGCCGAGACCTTCAAAGAGGCGGGCCTTGTCGATGTCGCCGAGGAAGAGATGTCGGCGATGATGGTGCACGATGCCCCGGAGCGCTACTGGGACTTCATGACCGAGATCGCCGCGCCTGTGGTCGCCGGACTATCCAGGGCCGATGCGGCAACACGGGAGAAAATCCGCCGCGAGGTCCTGGAGCTGGCGCTACAATCCGTCAGCGATGGAAAGGTTCACCTTCGCTCAACGGCAACTGTGATCACAGGCACGCGATAG
- a CDS encoding AAA family ATPase, protein MCVFVLLLGFPGVGKLTIARELGSLISAKIVDNHWFNNPILRLLDEDAPLPKGIWEYTARVRQAVLDAITAYSGPSANFIFTHAGVEGDERSARTYQQFVDAATQRAAVFVPVRLLCAEEELARRISSPARRDHSKTTDVETSRSRSQQAVVLDIPHPHALTLDVTFRSPLESAAAIRDHVVACRA, encoded by the coding sequence ATGTGTGTTTTCGTTTTGCTCTTGGGGTTTCCGGGCGTCGGGAAACTGACGATCGCTCGAGAACTCGGGTCGCTTATATCAGCAAAGATCGTTGATAATCACTGGTTCAACAATCCGATCTTGCGCCTTCTCGACGAGGACGCTCCGCTGCCGAAGGGCATCTGGGAGTATACTGCAAGGGTCCGGCAGGCCGTGCTGGATGCGATCACCGCCTATAGCGGCCCGTCGGCGAATTTCATCTTCACCCATGCCGGTGTCGAAGGCGATGAGCGGAGCGCGCGGACGTACCAACAGTTCGTTGACGCCGCCACACAGCGCGCCGCGGTCTTCGTCCCGGTGAGATTGCTTTGTGCCGAAGAAGAATTGGCGCGTCGCATTTCGTCCCCCGCACGGCGCGACCATTCGAAAACCACCGACGTCGAGACGTCGAGGAGCCGAAGCCAACAGGCCGTGGTTCTTGATATCCCGCACCCACACGCGCTGACGTTGGATGTGACGTTCAGGTCGCCTTTGGAAAGTGCTGCGGCAATACGGGATCACGTTGTGGCTTGCCGCGCCTGA